From Epinephelus lanceolatus isolate andai-2023 chromosome 5, ASM4190304v1, whole genome shotgun sequence, the proteins below share one genomic window:
- the lepa gene encoding leptin a — protein sequence MDYTLALLFSLLHVFSVGTAAPLPVEVVKMKSKVKWMAEQLVVRLNKDFQVPPGLTLSPPADILDGPSSIVTVLDGYNSLISDTFNGVSQVKFDISSLTGYIGQWRQGHCTEQRPKPSVPGPLQELQSRKEFIHTVSIEALMRVKEFLNLLLKNLDHLETC from the exons ATGGACTACACTCTGGCCCTGTTGTTTTCCCTGCTACACGTTTTCAGTGTGGGCACGGCTGCTCCTCTGCCAgtggaggtggtgaagatgaaaTCAAAAGTGAAGTGGATGGCTGAGCAGCTGGTCGTCAGGCTGAACAAGGACTTCCAG GTCCCTCCTGGTCTGACACTCAGTCCGCCTGCTGACATCCTGGATGGACCCTCGTCCATAGTCACGGTCTTGGATGGTTATAACAGCCTAATCTCCGACACCTTCAACGGAGTCTCCCAGGTCAAGTTTGACATCTCGTCTCTGACGGGTTACATCGGTCAGTGGAGGCAGGGGCACTGCACCGAGCAGCGGCCCAAGCCCTCGGTGCCGGGGCCCCTGCAGGAGCTGCAGAGTCGGAAGGAGTTCATTCACACCGTTAGCATCGAGGCTCTCATGAGAGTGAAGGAGTTCCTCAATCTGCTGCTGAAAAATCTGGACCATCTTGAGACTTGCTGA
- the rbm28 gene encoding RNA-binding protein 28 isoform X1, which produces MQAQTIFVGHLPASASNERLTEIFSEIGPVKQCFVVRERGTDKCRGFGYVTYSMLEDAQRALKEVKEYDGQKLALSVAKRKIKDKRKTGPKKPAAAPEEPAVAAKEPAAAPEENQQKSKGLRKKFLKARLIIRNLSFQCSEEDLKQVFSNYGTVLESKIPLKPDGKMRGFAFVLFKNVSEAARALNAMNMKAIKGRQVAIDWAVPKDKFIATQMSAGAGNKNTEKTPTKQADSESDTEEEEEEKPQAASGKKKVTYKPAVQQVEESQSDDEDDSEDQDDEDDDDEEEDEEEDDDVSQEEDDDEDEDDKSSLDSNDDQNDSQDEEDDEDDEEDKTAKKKKTSKKLLPSDVNEGKTVFIRNLSFDTEEEGLEEVLLKYGELNYIKIVVHHDTGHSKGVAFAQFKSKEAADKCMAEAQDEAENGGIRVDGRKLLIVPAVTREDAAKLKVDKKKVETGTRNLYLAREGLIRAGTKAAEGVPEADMVKRARFEEIKRTKLRSLNVFVSKTRLCVHNLPKSVDNKKLRALCLQAVKGSKGARVTECRVMYDKKPEKGQVMGQSLGYGFVQFQDHEHALSALRYLNNNPDIFGPHKRPIVEFSLEDSRKLKIKELRRQKNKEFFQNRLFKGGAKPQSQTAGAGREPRKGGNKAQSSSEQTGERALSQSQKQGGRHMGFQTTPEVEHVDLENGKKRKKILPFPSHRGPKNRMRDKGKQQAPPPKKARPGSNRKDRQRRQMEKPTQPRNQKINTAKTHFKRRDGDRFDSLVEQYKKKLMGNSDRNNTGKRNKWFDS; this is translated from the exons ATGCAAGCGCAGACCATATTCGTTGGTCATCTACCAGCTTCAGCTTCAAATGAACGGCTGACGGAAATATTCTCTGAAATTGGTCCGGTGAAGCAATGCTTCGTggtcagagagagag GCACAGACAAATGTCGGGGATTCGGCTATGTCACATACTCCATGCTGGAGGATGCACAGCGAGCTTTGAAAGAAGTCAAAGAATACGATGGACAGAAGCTGGCTTTATCAGTGGCGAAGAGGAAGATAaaagacaaaaggaaaacag GACCTAAAAAGCCAGCAGCGGCACCTGAGGAACCAGCTGTAGCAGCCAAAGAACCAGCTGCTGCACCTGAGGAAAATCAGCAGAAATCCAAAGGCCTCAGGAAAAAGTTTCTGAAAGCTAGACTCATCATAAGGAACCTTAGTTTTCAG TGCTCAGAGGAGGATCTCAAACAAGTCTTTTCCAACTATGGAACAGTTCTTGAGTCCAAAATTCCCCTCAAACCTG ATGGGAAGATGCGAGGATTTGCCTTtgtcctttttaaaaatgtgtctgaGGCAGCGAGAGCGCTCAATGCCATGAACATGAAGGCGATAAAAG GTCGACAGGTAGCAATTGACTGGGCTGTGCCTAAGGACAAGTTTATTGCCACACAGATGTCCGCAGGTGCAG GAAATAAGAATACAGAGAAAACACCTACAAAACAGGCAGACTCAGAGAGTGacactgaagaagaggaggaagaaaagccACAAGCAGCATCTGGGAAGAAAAA AGTCACTTACAAACCAGCTGTGCAGCAGGTGGAAGAATCCCAGTCAGATGATGAGGATGACAGCGAGGATCAGGATGacgaggatgatgatgatgaggaagaagatgaggaagaggatgatgatgtTTCCCAGGAAGAAGACGACGACGAAGATGAAGATGATAAGAGTAGCCTTGATTCAAATGATGATCAAAATGACAGTCAAGATGAAGAGGATGATGAGGACGACGAAGAAGATAAAACAG ctaagaagaagaagacctcAAAGAAACTTCTCCCTTCAGATGTGAACGAGGGCAAGACTGTTTTCATCAG GAACCTGTCCTTTGACACGGAGGAAGAGGGTCTGGAGGAAGTTCTCCTGAAGTACGGAGAGCTGAACTACATAAAGATTGTTGTCCACCATGACACAGGGCATTCAAAAG GTGTTGCATTTGCGCAGTTTAAGAGCAAAGAGGCTGCAGACAAATGCATGGCTGAAGCACAAGACGAGGCAGAG AATGGTGGCATCCGTGTAGATGGCAGAAAGCTGTTGATTGTGCCAGCGGTGACCAGAGAGGATGCTGCCAAGCTGAAAGTGGACAAAAAGAAAGTAGAAACGGGCACCAGGAACCTGTACCTGGCCAGAGAGGGGT tgatccGTGCTGGAACCAAGGCAGCAGAGGGTGTGCCTGAAGCAGACATGGTCAAAAGAGCCAGG TTTGAAGAAATAAAGAGGACCAAGCTTCGGAGCTTAAACGTGTTTGTGTCAAAGACTCGTCTGTGTGTCCACAACCTGCCCAAGTCAGTGGACAATAAAAAACTCAGAGCACTCTGTCTCCAAGCGGTAAAAGGAAGCAAGGGAGCCCGCGTCACAGAG TGTCGGGTGATGTATGACAAGAAGCCAGAGAAGGGTCAGGTGATGGGACAGTCATTAGGTTATGGCTTTGTCCAGTTCCAGGACCATGAACATGCTCTCAGCGCACTGCGTTACCTTAACAACAACCCAGACATCTTTGGCCCCCACAAG AGACCTATTGTCGAGTTCTCCCTGGAGGATTCAAGGAAACTCAAGATAAAAGAATTGAGACGACAAAAAAACAAG GAGTTTTTCCAGAATCGGCTTTTTAAAGGAGGAGCGAAACCTCAGTCCCAGACAGCCGGAGCTGGAAGAGAACCCAGGAAAGGTGGAAATAAAGCACAGTCCTCATCAGAGCAGACAGGAGAGAGAG CTCTAAGTCAGAGCCAGAAGCAAGGCGGACGCCATATGGGCTTCCAGACCACACCTGAGGTCGAGCACGTAGATTTGGAGAACGGGAAGAAACGAAAGAAGATTCTACCCTTTCCTTCTCATCGGGGACCTAAGAACAG AATGCGTGACAAAGGGAAGCAACAGGCTCCGCCACCCAAGAAAGCAAGGCCAGGATCCAACAGGAAGGACCGTCAAAGACGACAGATGGAAAAGCCCACACAGCCCAGAAACCAG AAGATTAATACAGCAAAGACGCATTTCAAAAGAAGGGACGGGGACCGTTTTGACAGCCTGGTGGAGCAGTACAAGAAGAAACTGATGGGGAACAGTGATAGGAACAACACCGGCAAAAGAAACAAGTGGTTTGATAGttaa
- the rbm28 gene encoding RNA-binding protein 28 isoform X2 — protein MQAQTIFVGHLPASASNERLTEIFSEIGPVKQCFVVRERGTDKCRGFGYVTYSMLEDAQRALKEVKEYDGQKLALSVAKRKIKDKRKTGPKKPAAAPEEPAVAAKEPAAAPEENQQKSKGLRKKFLKARLIIRNLSFQCSEEDLKQVFSNYGTVLESKIPLKPDGKMRGFAFVLFKNVSEAARALNAMNMKAIKGRQVAIDWAVPKDKFIATQMSAGAGNKNTEKTPTKQADSESDTEEEEEEKPQAASGKKKVTYKPAVQQVEESQSDDEDDSEDQDDEDDDDEEEDEEEDDDVSQEEDDDEDEDDKSSLDSNDDQNDSQDEEDDEDDEEDKTAKKKKTSKKLLPSDVNEGKTVFIRNLSFDTEEEGLEEVLLKYGELNYIKIVVHHDTGHSKGVAFAQFKSKEAADKCMAEAQDEAENGGIRVDGRKLLIVPAVTREDAAKLKVDKKKVETGTRNLYLAREGLIRAGTKAAEGVPEADMVKRARFEEIKRTKLRSLNVFVSKTRLCVHNLPKSVDNKKLRALCLQAVKGSKGARVTECRVMYDKKPEKGQVMGQSLGYGFVQFQDHEHALSALRYLNNNPDIFGPHKRPIVEFSLEDSRKLKIKELRRQKNKEFFQNRLFKGGAKPQSQTAGAGREPRKGGNKAQSSSEQTGERALSQSQKQGGRHMGFQTTPEVEHVDLENGKKRKKILPFPSHRGPKNRMRDKGKQQAPPPKKARPGSNRKDRQRRQMEKPTQPRNQINTAKTHFKRRDGDRFDSLVEQYKKKLMGNSDRNNTGKRNKWFDS, from the exons ATGCAAGCGCAGACCATATTCGTTGGTCATCTACCAGCTTCAGCTTCAAATGAACGGCTGACGGAAATATTCTCTGAAATTGGTCCGGTGAAGCAATGCTTCGTggtcagagagagag GCACAGACAAATGTCGGGGATTCGGCTATGTCACATACTCCATGCTGGAGGATGCACAGCGAGCTTTGAAAGAAGTCAAAGAATACGATGGACAGAAGCTGGCTTTATCAGTGGCGAAGAGGAAGATAaaagacaaaaggaaaacag GACCTAAAAAGCCAGCAGCGGCACCTGAGGAACCAGCTGTAGCAGCCAAAGAACCAGCTGCTGCACCTGAGGAAAATCAGCAGAAATCCAAAGGCCTCAGGAAAAAGTTTCTGAAAGCTAGACTCATCATAAGGAACCTTAGTTTTCAG TGCTCAGAGGAGGATCTCAAACAAGTCTTTTCCAACTATGGAACAGTTCTTGAGTCCAAAATTCCCCTCAAACCTG ATGGGAAGATGCGAGGATTTGCCTTtgtcctttttaaaaatgtgtctgaGGCAGCGAGAGCGCTCAATGCCATGAACATGAAGGCGATAAAAG GTCGACAGGTAGCAATTGACTGGGCTGTGCCTAAGGACAAGTTTATTGCCACACAGATGTCCGCAGGTGCAG GAAATAAGAATACAGAGAAAACACCTACAAAACAGGCAGACTCAGAGAGTGacactgaagaagaggaggaagaaaagccACAAGCAGCATCTGGGAAGAAAAA AGTCACTTACAAACCAGCTGTGCAGCAGGTGGAAGAATCCCAGTCAGATGATGAGGATGACAGCGAGGATCAGGATGacgaggatgatgatgatgaggaagaagatgaggaagaggatgatgatgtTTCCCAGGAAGAAGACGACGACGAAGATGAAGATGATAAGAGTAGCCTTGATTCAAATGATGATCAAAATGACAGTCAAGATGAAGAGGATGATGAGGACGACGAAGAAGATAAAACAG ctaagaagaagaagacctcAAAGAAACTTCTCCCTTCAGATGTGAACGAGGGCAAGACTGTTTTCATCAG GAACCTGTCCTTTGACACGGAGGAAGAGGGTCTGGAGGAAGTTCTCCTGAAGTACGGAGAGCTGAACTACATAAAGATTGTTGTCCACCATGACACAGGGCATTCAAAAG GTGTTGCATTTGCGCAGTTTAAGAGCAAAGAGGCTGCAGACAAATGCATGGCTGAAGCACAAGACGAGGCAGAG AATGGTGGCATCCGTGTAGATGGCAGAAAGCTGTTGATTGTGCCAGCGGTGACCAGAGAGGATGCTGCCAAGCTGAAAGTGGACAAAAAGAAAGTAGAAACGGGCACCAGGAACCTGTACCTGGCCAGAGAGGGGT tgatccGTGCTGGAACCAAGGCAGCAGAGGGTGTGCCTGAAGCAGACATGGTCAAAAGAGCCAGG TTTGAAGAAATAAAGAGGACCAAGCTTCGGAGCTTAAACGTGTTTGTGTCAAAGACTCGTCTGTGTGTCCACAACCTGCCCAAGTCAGTGGACAATAAAAAACTCAGAGCACTCTGTCTCCAAGCGGTAAAAGGAAGCAAGGGAGCCCGCGTCACAGAG TGTCGGGTGATGTATGACAAGAAGCCAGAGAAGGGTCAGGTGATGGGACAGTCATTAGGTTATGGCTTTGTCCAGTTCCAGGACCATGAACATGCTCTCAGCGCACTGCGTTACCTTAACAACAACCCAGACATCTTTGGCCCCCACAAG AGACCTATTGTCGAGTTCTCCCTGGAGGATTCAAGGAAACTCAAGATAAAAGAATTGAGACGACAAAAAAACAAG GAGTTTTTCCAGAATCGGCTTTTTAAAGGAGGAGCGAAACCTCAGTCCCAGACAGCCGGAGCTGGAAGAGAACCCAGGAAAGGTGGAAATAAAGCACAGTCCTCATCAGAGCAGACAGGAGAGAGAG CTCTAAGTCAGAGCCAGAAGCAAGGCGGACGCCATATGGGCTTCCAGACCACACCTGAGGTCGAGCACGTAGATTTGGAGAACGGGAAGAAACGAAAGAAGATTCTACCCTTTCCTTCTCATCGGGGACCTAAGAACAG AATGCGTGACAAAGGGAAGCAACAGGCTCCGCCACCCAAGAAAGCAAGGCCAGGATCCAACAGGAAGGACCGTCAAAGACGACAGATGGAAAAGCCCACACAGCCCAGAAACCAG ATTAATACAGCAAAGACGCATTTCAAAAGAAGGGACGGGGACCGTTTTGACAGCCTGGTGGAGCAGTACAAGAAGAAACTGATGGGGAACAGTGATAGGAACAACACCGGCAAAAGAAACAAGTGGTTTGATAGttaa